One genomic region from Triplophysa dalaica isolate WHDGS20190420 chromosome 23, ASM1584641v1, whole genome shotgun sequence encodes:
- the LOC130413121 gene encoding tripartite motif-containing protein 16-like protein isoform X2 → MAEASISVAQDQFNCSICLDLLKNPVTIPCGHSYCMDCITNCWNQEDQKRIYSCPQCRQTFTTRPVLNKNVVFAEMVEKLKNTRLRSSHVSAHCYAGSGDVECDVCTERKLKAVKSCLVCLNSYCQNHLDQHENFFKSKKHKVIDATGRLQEMICRKHDKQLEIYCRTDDQCICYLCTMDEHKNHDTVTAVAEKTRKQTLLLETQRKFQERIQEREKDLQELRQAVDSHKRSAQTAVEDSERIFTQLIRSIERRRSEVTQLIRDQEKTVVSRAEGVLKRLEQEIDDLRRRDTELKQFLHTDDHIHFLQSFKCFSVTPESSDVSSITVSSQLSFDEVRKSVSKLKEKLEDFCKEEIENISGGEPKTREEFLQYSSLFSLDPNTANKIISLSENNSVATCTNTVQQYPDHPDRFDHWLQVLCRESVCGRCYWEVERSGVMGISVSYKNIKRKGEGYECLFGFNDQSWRLYCTDSTCSFKHNRKQTNLPVVSSSCRIGVYVDHRAGILSFYSVSDTMTLIHRVQTTFTQPLHAGFWINPHSTVKLCSLTG, encoded by the exons ATGGCAGAAGCCAGTATTTCTGTGGCTCAGGATCAGTTCAATTGTTCAATCTGTCTGGATCTACTGAAGAATCCAGTGACTATTCCCTGTGGACACAGTTACTGTATGGACTGTATTACAAACTGCTGGAATCAGGAAGATCAGAAGAGAATCTACAGCTGTCCTCAATGCAGACAAACCTTCACAACAAGACCTGTTTTAAACAAGAATGTGGTGTTTGCTGAAATGGTGGAGAAACTGAAGAATACAAGACTTCGATCCTCTCATGTTTCTGCTCATTGTTACGCTGGATCTGGAGATGTGGAGTGTGATGTCTGTACTGAGAGAAAACTGAAAGCAGTCAAGTCTTGTCTAGTGTGTCTGAACTCTTACTGTCAAAATCATCTCGACCAGCATGAGAAtttctttaaaagtaaaaaacacaaagtgatTGATGCCACTGGACGACTACAAGAAATGATCTGCAgaaaacatgataaacaactGGAGATCTACTGTCGTACTGATGATCAATGCATTTGTTATTTGTGTACGATGGATGAACACAAAAACCACGACACTGTGACAGCTGTGGCAGAGAAAACAAGGAAACAG acACTTTTGTTAGAGACACAAAGAAAGTTTCAAGAGAGAattcaggagagagagaaggatcTTCAGGAGTTGAGACAGGCTGTGGACTCTCATAAG CGCTCTGCACAGACAGCAGTGGAGGACAGTGAGAGGATCTTTACTCAACTCATCCGCTCCATAGAGAGAAGACGCTCTGAGGTGACACAactgatcagagatcaggaaAAGACTGTAGTGAGTCGAGCTGAAGGAGTCTTGAAGCGTCTGGAGCAGGAGATTGATGatctgaggaggagagacaCTGAACTGAAGCAGTTTTTacacacagatgatcacattCATTTCCTGCAG AGTTTCAAGTGTTTCTCTGTGACTCCTGAATCTTCAGATGTTTCCAGCATTACTGTCAGTTCTCAACTCTCTTTTGATGAAGTGAGAAAATCTGTTTctaaactaaaagaaaaactgGAGGATTTCTGCAAAGAAGAGATTGAAAATATATCTGGTGGAG AACCAAAGACGAGAGAAGAGTTCCTGCAAT aTTCCAGTCTGTTCTCTCTGGATCCAAACACAGCTAATAAAATCATCAGTCTGTCTGAGAACAACAGTGTGGCTACATGCACTAATACAGTCCAGCagtatcctgatcatccagacagatttgatcACTGGCTgcaggtgttgtgtagagagagtgtgtgtggacgctgttactgggaggttGAGAGGAGCGGTGTGATGGGtatatcagtgtcatataagAACATTAAGAGGAAGGGAGAGGGTTATGAGTGTTTGTTTGGATTTAATGATCAGTCCTGGAGATTGTACTGCACTGACTCCACATGCTCATTCAAACACAATAGGAAACAGACTAATCTCCCTGTAGTGTCCAGCTCATGTAGAATAGGAGTGTATGTGGATCACAGAGCAGGAATtttgtccttctacagcgtctctgacacaatgACCCTCATCCACAGAGTCCAGACCACATTCACTCAACCTCTCCATGCTGGGTTTTGGATCAATCCACACTCAACAGTGAAACTTTGTAGTCTAACAGGATAA
- the LOC130413121 gene encoding tripartite motif-containing protein 16-like protein isoform X1 produces the protein MAEASISVAQDQFNCSICLDLLKNPVTIPCGHSYCMDCITNCWNQEDQKRIYSCPQCRQTFTTRPVLNKNVVFAEMVEKLKNTRLRSSHVSAHCYAGSGDVECDVCTERKLKAVKSCLVCLNSYCQNHLDQHENFFKSKKHKVIDATGRLQEMICRKHDKQLEIYCRTDDQCICYLCTMDEHKNHDTVTAVAEKTRKQTLLLETQRKFQERIQEREKDLQELRQAVDSHKRSAQTAVEDSERIFTQLIRSIERRRSEVTQLIRDQEKTVVSRAEGVLKRLEQEIDDLRRRDTELKQFLHTDDHIHFLQSFKCFSVTPESSDVSSITVSSQLSFDEVRKSVSKLKEKLEDFCKEEIENISGGVTYTEIIAYKEPKTREEFLQYSSLFSLDPNTANKIISLSENNSVATCTNTVQQYPDHPDRFDHWLQVLCRESVCGRCYWEVERSGVMGISVSYKNIKRKGEGYECLFGFNDQSWRLYCTDSTCSFKHNRKQTNLPVVSSSCRIGVYVDHRAGILSFYSVSDTMTLIHRVQTTFTQPLHAGFWINPHSTVKLCSLTG, from the exons ATGGCAGAAGCCAGTATTTCTGTGGCTCAGGATCAGTTCAATTGTTCAATCTGTCTGGATCTACTGAAGAATCCAGTGACTATTCCCTGTGGACACAGTTACTGTATGGACTGTATTACAAACTGCTGGAATCAGGAAGATCAGAAGAGAATCTACAGCTGTCCTCAATGCAGACAAACCTTCACAACAAGACCTGTTTTAAACAAGAATGTGGTGTTTGCTGAAATGGTGGAGAAACTGAAGAATACAAGACTTCGATCCTCTCATGTTTCTGCTCATTGTTACGCTGGATCTGGAGATGTGGAGTGTGATGTCTGTACTGAGAGAAAACTGAAAGCAGTCAAGTCTTGTCTAGTGTGTCTGAACTCTTACTGTCAAAATCATCTCGACCAGCATGAGAAtttctttaaaagtaaaaaacacaaagtgatTGATGCCACTGGACGACTACAAGAAATGATCTGCAgaaaacatgataaacaactGGAGATCTACTGTCGTACTGATGATCAATGCATTTGTTATTTGTGTACGATGGATGAACACAAAAACCACGACACTGTGACAGCTGTGGCAGAGAAAACAAGGAAACAG acACTTTTGTTAGAGACACAAAGAAAGTTTCAAGAGAGAattcaggagagagagaaggatcTTCAGGAGTTGAGACAGGCTGTGGACTCTCATAAG CGCTCTGCACAGACAGCAGTGGAGGACAGTGAGAGGATCTTTACTCAACTCATCCGCTCCATAGAGAGAAGACGCTCTGAGGTGACACAactgatcagagatcaggaaAAGACTGTAGTGAGTCGAGCTGAAGGAGTCTTGAAGCGTCTGGAGCAGGAGATTGATGatctgaggaggagagacaCTGAACTGAAGCAGTTTTTacacacagatgatcacattCATTTCCTGCAG AGTTTCAAGTGTTTCTCTGTGACTCCTGAATCTTCAGATGTTTCCAGCATTACTGTCAGTTCTCAACTCTCTTTTGATGAAGTGAGAAAATCTGTTTctaaactaaaagaaaaactgGAGGATTTCTGCAAAGAAGAGATTGAAAATATATCTGGTGGAG TAACATACACTGAAATCATTGCTTACAAAGAACCAAAGACGAGAGAAGAGTTCCTGCAAT aTTCCAGTCTGTTCTCTCTGGATCCAAACACAGCTAATAAAATCATCAGTCTGTCTGAGAACAACAGTGTGGCTACATGCACTAATACAGTCCAGCagtatcctgatcatccagacagatttgatcACTGGCTgcaggtgttgtgtagagagagtgtgtgtggacgctgttactgggaggttGAGAGGAGCGGTGTGATGGGtatatcagtgtcatataagAACATTAAGAGGAAGGGAGAGGGTTATGAGTGTTTGTTTGGATTTAATGATCAGTCCTGGAGATTGTACTGCACTGACTCCACATGCTCATTCAAACACAATAGGAAACAGACTAATCTCCCTGTAGTGTCCAGCTCATGTAGAATAGGAGTGTATGTGGATCACAGAGCAGGAATtttgtccttctacagcgtctctgacacaatgACCCTCATCCACAGAGTCCAGACCACATTCACTCAACCTCTCCATGCTGGGTTTTGGATCAATCCACACTCAACAGTGAAACTTTGTAGTCTAACAGGATAA
- the LOC130413122 gene encoding tripartite motif-containing protein 16-like isoform X1, translating to MAEASISVAQDQFNCSICLDLLKNPVTIPCGHSYCMDCITNCWNQEDQKRIYSCPQCRQTFTTRPVLNKNVVFAEVVEKLKNTRLQSSHVSAHCYAESGDVECDVCTERKLKAVKSCLVCLNSYCQNHLDQHENFFKSKKHKVIDATGRLQEMICRKHDKQLEIYCRTDEQCICYLCTMDEHKNHDTVTAVAEKTRKQTLLIKTQIKFQERIQEREKDLQELRQAVDSHKRSAQTAVEDSERIFTQLIRSIERRRSEVTQLIRDQEKTVVSRAEGVLKRLEQEIDDLRSRDTELKQFLHTDDHIHFLQSFKCFSVTPESSDVSSITVSSQLSFDEVRKSVSKLKEKLEDFCKEEIENISGGVTYTEIIAYTEPKTREEFLQCNLFSLDPNTAHKNISLSENNSVATCTNTVQQYPDHPDRFDLWLQVLCRESVCGRCYWEVERSGVMDISVSYKSIRRKGRGYECVFGYNDQSWRLYCTDSTCFFIHNSKRINLPVVSSSCRIGVYVDHRAGILSFYSVSDTMTLIHRVQTTFTQPLYPGFYINSNSSVKLCNLTR from the exons atggcaGAAGCCAGTATTTCTGTGGCTCAGGATCAGTTCAATTGTTCAATCTGTCTGGATCTACTGAAGAATCCAGTGACTATTCCCTGTGGACACAGTTACTGTATGGACTGTATTACAAACTGCTGGAATCAGGAAGATCAGAAGAGAATCTACAGCTGTCCTCAATGCAGACAAACCTTCACAACAAGACCTGTTTTAAATAAGAATGTAGTGTTTGCTGAAGTGGTGGAGAAACTGAAGAATACAAGACTTCAATCTTCTCATGTTTCTGCTCATTGTTACGCTGAATCTGGAGATGTGGAGTGTGACGTCTGTACTGAGAGAAAACTGAAAGCAGTCAAGTCCTGTCTAGTGTGTCTGAACTCTTACTGTCAAAATCATCTCGACCAGCATGAGAAtttctttaaaagtaaaaaacacaaagtgatTGATGCCACTGGACGACTACAAGAAATGATCTGCAgaaaacatgataaacaactGGAGATCTACTGTCGTACTGATGAGCAATGCATTTGTTATTTGTGTACGATGGATGAACACAAAAACCACGACACTGTGACAGCTGTGGCAGAGAAAACAAGGAAACAG ACACTCTTGATaaagacacaaataaagtttcaaGAGAGAattcaggagagagagaaggatcTTCAGGAGTTGAGACAGGCTGTGGACTCTCATAAG CGCTCTGCACAGACAGCAGTGGAGGACAGTGAGAGGATCTTTACTCAACTCATCCGCTCCATAGAGAGAAGACGCTCTGAGGTGACACAactgatcagagatcaggaaAAGACTGTAGTGAGTCGAGCTGAAGGAGTCTTGAAGCGTCTGGAGCAGGAGATTGATGATCTGAGGAGCAGAGACACTGAACTGAAGCAGTTTTTacacacagatgatcacattCATTTCCTGCAG AGTTTCAAGTGTTTCTCTGTGACTCCTGAATCTTCAGATGTTTCCAGCATTACTGTCAGTTCTCAACTCTCTTTTGATGAAGTGAGAAAATCTGTTTCtaaactgaaagaaaaactgGAGGATTTCTGCAAAGAAGAGATTGAAAATATATCTGGTGGAG TAACATACACTGAAATCATTGCTTACACAGAACCAAAGACGAGAGAAGAGTTCCTACAATGTAA TCTGTTCTCTCTGGATCCAAACACAGCTCATAAAAACATCAGTCTGTCTGAGAACAACAGTGTGGCTACATGCACTAATACAGTCCAGCagtatcctgatcatccagacaggTTTGATCTCTGGCTgcaggtgttgtgtagagagagtgtgtgtggacgctgttactgggaggttGAGAGGAGCGGTGTGATGGatatatcagtgtcatataagAGCATTAGGAGGAAGGGACGGGgttatgagtgtgtgtttggataTAATGATCAGTCCTGGAGATTGTACTGCACTGACTCCACATGCTTCTTCATTCACAATAGTAAACGTATTAATCTCCCTGTAGTGTCCAGCTCATGTAGAATAGGAGTGTATGTGGATCACAGAGCAGGAATtttgtccttctacagcgtctctgacacaatgACCCTCATCCACAGAGTCCAGACCACATTCACTCAACCTCTATATCCTGGGTTTTATATCAATTCAAACTCATCAGTAAAACTCTGTAATCTAACAAGATAA
- the LOC130413122 gene encoding tripartite motif-containing protein 16-like isoform X2, which translates to MAEASISVAQDQFNCSICLDLLKNPVTIPCGHSYCMDCITNCWNQEDQKRIYSCPQCRQTFTTRPVLNKNVVFAEVVEKLKNTRLQSSHVSAHCYAESGDVECDVCTERKLKAVKSCLVCLNSYCQNHLDQHENFFKSKKHKVIDATGRLQEMICRKHDKQLEIYCRTDEQCICYLCTMDEHKNHDTVTAVAEKTRKQTLLIKTQIKFQERIQEREKDLQELRQAVDSHKRSAQTAVEDSERIFTQLIRSIERRRSEVTQLIRDQEKTVVSRAEGVLKRLEQEIDDLRSRDTELKQFLHTDDHIHFLQSFKCFSVTPESSDVSSITVSSQLSFDEVRKSVSKLKEKLEDFCKEEIENISGGEPKTREEFLQCKFSLFSLDPNTAHKNISLSENNSVATCTNTVQQYPDHPDRFDLWLQVLCRESVCGRCYWEVERSGVMDISVSYKSIRRKGRGYECVFGYNDQSWRLYCTDSTCFFIHNSKRINLPVVSSSCRIGVYVDHRAGILSFYSVSDTMTLIHRVQTTFTQPLYPGFYINSNSSVKLCNLTR; encoded by the exons atggcaGAAGCCAGTATTTCTGTGGCTCAGGATCAGTTCAATTGTTCAATCTGTCTGGATCTACTGAAGAATCCAGTGACTATTCCCTGTGGACACAGTTACTGTATGGACTGTATTACAAACTGCTGGAATCAGGAAGATCAGAAGAGAATCTACAGCTGTCCTCAATGCAGACAAACCTTCACAACAAGACCTGTTTTAAATAAGAATGTAGTGTTTGCTGAAGTGGTGGAGAAACTGAAGAATACAAGACTTCAATCTTCTCATGTTTCTGCTCATTGTTACGCTGAATCTGGAGATGTGGAGTGTGACGTCTGTACTGAGAGAAAACTGAAAGCAGTCAAGTCCTGTCTAGTGTGTCTGAACTCTTACTGTCAAAATCATCTCGACCAGCATGAGAAtttctttaaaagtaaaaaacacaaagtgatTGATGCCACTGGACGACTACAAGAAATGATCTGCAgaaaacatgataaacaactGGAGATCTACTGTCGTACTGATGAGCAATGCATTTGTTATTTGTGTACGATGGATGAACACAAAAACCACGACACTGTGACAGCTGTGGCAGAGAAAACAAGGAAACAG ACACTCTTGATaaagacacaaataaagtttcaaGAGAGAattcaggagagagagaaggatcTTCAGGAGTTGAGACAGGCTGTGGACTCTCATAAG CGCTCTGCACAGACAGCAGTGGAGGACAGTGAGAGGATCTTTACTCAACTCATCCGCTCCATAGAGAGAAGACGCTCTGAGGTGACACAactgatcagagatcaggaaAAGACTGTAGTGAGTCGAGCTGAAGGAGTCTTGAAGCGTCTGGAGCAGGAGATTGATGATCTGAGGAGCAGAGACACTGAACTGAAGCAGTTTTTacacacagatgatcacattCATTTCCTGCAG AGTTTCAAGTGTTTCTCTGTGACTCCTGAATCTTCAGATGTTTCCAGCATTACTGTCAGTTCTCAACTCTCTTTTGATGAAGTGAGAAAATCTGTTTCtaaactgaaagaaaaactgGAGGATTTCTGCAAAGAAGAGATTGAAAATATATCTGGTGGAG AACCAAAGACGAGAGAAGAGTTCCTACAATGTAA aTTCAGTCTGTTCTCTCTGGATCCAAACACAGCTCATAAAAACATCAGTCTGTCTGAGAACAACAGTGTGGCTACATGCACTAATACAGTCCAGCagtatcctgatcatccagacaggTTTGATCTCTGGCTgcaggtgttgtgtagagagagtgtgtgtggacgctgttactgggaggttGAGAGGAGCGGTGTGATGGatatatcagtgtcatataagAGCATTAGGAGGAAGGGACGGGgttatgagtgtgtgtttggataTAATGATCAGTCCTGGAGATTGTACTGCACTGACTCCACATGCTTCTTCATTCACAATAGTAAACGTATTAATCTCCCTGTAGTGTCCAGCTCATGTAGAATAGGAGTGTATGTGGATCACAGAGCAGGAATtttgtccttctacagcgtctctgacacaatgACCCTCATCCACAGAGTCCAGACCACATTCACTCAACCTCTATATCCTGGGTTTTATATCAATTCAAACTCATCAGTAAAACTCTGTAATCTAACAAGATAA